TGCATGCGCGTCGCAACGCTCTTTCCATTCTTAGGGATCAAACAGCGGTGCATCACGCTTTTGAAACTTTTGCAAAGCGCTTTGATGGCAGAAATGGTGGCTATACCCGTATTTATCGTTTGGGACATCGCCATGGAGATAGTGCGCCGATGGCGATCATCGAATATTTACGAGAGACGGCAACGATTCTTCCTTCTCTCGGCGAAGAGAAAACAAAGAAGAAATCGACAAAAACTGCAAAAGAGCCAAAGAAAAAATCCGCCGAAAAGAGTGAAAAAAA
This genomic interval from Deltaproteobacteria bacterium RIFCSPHIGHO2_02_FULL_44_16 contains the following:
- a CDS encoding 50S ribosomal protein L17, translating into MKHNVDHRKLGRKSQHRLSMLANMASSLILKDRIETTLPKAKELRRIADRIVTLSKTGTLHARRNALSILRDQTAVHHAFETFAKRFDGRNGGYTRIYRLGHRHGDSAPMAIIEYLRETATILPSLGEEKTKKKSTKTAKEPKKKSAEKSEKKSKKKFLGS